A stretch of the Schistocerca serialis cubense isolate TAMUIC-IGC-003099 chromosome 2, iqSchSeri2.2, whole genome shotgun sequence genome encodes the following:
- the LOC126456547 gene encoding E3 ubiquitin-protein ligase SIAH1B-like, with protein MDGRSPNARRPKSPDTAKKPPPKPARLVQDVGGDTKRSNLSTVSKTDTTTKGDTRKLERHLQIVLECPVCYEYMASPIFMCPNGHNLCGSCLTKCNELCPTCDMRIDSRRNLALEQLSVTSLYPCSYSNRGCPQKLPAHVKLSHEAGCAYRPLACPMVCGWRGRRDQLLSHVTMVHPDRYSMKNHDLPHFWQSVTQSDCFQDYRHAVFAFGETFAYVRRFSMERRKMHLAVLLMGDPVQASNFRYKFKMAKDDSDRHKSMSLACSVHSYDEALDAIFLKNSCITLDFETLVFYGNGPRSLKISKVQQTGHSESKPIVV; from the coding sequence ATGGATGGACGGAGCCCAAACGCTCGACGCCCCAAAAGCCCAGATACTGCAAAGAAGCCACCGCCAAAACCAGCGCGGTTGGTCCAGGATGTTGGAGGCGACACCAAAAGGAGTAACCTGTCGACGGTATCCAAGACTGATACGACAACGAAAGGTGACACAAGGAAACTGGAGAGGCACCTTCAGATTGTTCTCGAGTGCCCTGTCTGCTACGAGTACATGGCGTCGCCCATCTTTATGTGCCCTAACGGTCACAATTTGTGTGGGTCCTGTCTGACTAAGTGCAACGAGTTGTGTCCGACGTGTGACATGCGCATCGACTCGAGGCGGAACCTGGCGCTCGAACAACTGTCCGTGACGTCACTGTACCCTTGCAGCTACTCGAACCGCGGCTGCCCACAGAAGCTGCCTGCACATGTGAAGCTCTCCCACGAAGCTGGCTGCGCCTACAGGCCGCTTGCCTGCCCCATGGTCTGTGGCTGGCGGGGTCGCCGCGACCAGCTGCTTTCCCACGTCACCATGGTGCACCCTGACCGCTACTCCATGAAGAACCATGACCTCCCGCACTTCTGGCAGAGCGTCACCCAGAGTGACTGCTTCCAGGACTACCGTCACGCGGTATTCGCCTTCGGCGAGACTTTCGCCTAcgttaggcgcttcagtatggagcgTCGAAAGATGCACCTGGCTGTGCTGCTCATGGGAGACCCAGTGCAGGCGTCCAACTTCCGGTACAAGTTCAAGATGGCCAAGGACGACAGCGACCGCCACAAGTCAATGTCGCTGGCGTGCTCTGTCCACTCATACGATGAGGCCCTCGACGCAATCTTCCTTAAGAACAGCTGCATCACTCTAGACTTTGAGACATTAGTGTTTTATGGGAATGGGCCACGTAGCCTAAAGATAAGCAAAGTGCAACAGACAGGCCACAGTGAAAGCAAACCCATTGTCGTCTGA